The proteins below are encoded in one region of Triticum aestivum cultivar Chinese Spring chromosome 1B, IWGSC CS RefSeq v2.1, whole genome shotgun sequence:
- the LOC123123822 gene encoding probable glutathione S-transferase GSTU6, translated as MAGGGDELKLLGMFASPFVMRAKLALSFKGLSFEDVEEDLANKSKLLLESNPTEKKVPVLIHNGKPVCDSRVIVQYIDEAFSGNGTCLLPADPYERAVARFWAAYVDDKLLASWLQAARGKMEEEKAEGLKQTLVAVETMEAAFKTCSQGKPFFGGDRVGYLDVTLGGLVVWVHAGAALYGMRLFDDAKSPLLAAWVERFGALDAAKAVLPAVDRVVEFAKMRQAHAAAPARAGGN; from the exons ATGGCCGGAGGAGGCGATGAGCTGAAGCTACTCGGCATGTTCGCGAGCCCGTTCGTCATGCGAGCAAAGCTGGCGCTCAGCTTCAAGGGCCTGAGCTTCGAGGACGTCGAGGAAGACCTGGCCAACAAGAGCAAGCTCCTCCTCGAGTCCAACCCGACGGAGAAGAAGGTGCCCGTGCTCATCCACAACGGCAAGCCCGTCTGCGACTCGCGTGTCATCGTGCAGTACATCGACGAGGCCTTCAGCGGCAACGGCACGTGTCTCCTCCCCGCCGACCCCTACGAGCGCGCCGTCGCTCGCTTTTGGGCCGCCTACGTCGACGACAAG CTCTTGGCGTCTTGGCTGCAGGCCGCGAGGggcaagatggaggaggagaaggcggAGGGGCTGAAGCAGACGCTCGTGGCg gtGGAGACCATGGAGGCGGCCTTCAAGACATGCTCCCAGGGGAAGCCTTTCTTCGGCGGCGACAGGGTCGGGTACCTGGACGTGACGCTCGGGGGCTTGGTCGTCTGGGTGCACGCCGGCGCGGCGCTGTATGGCATGCGGCTTTTCGACGACGCCAAGAGCCCTCTCCTGGCGGCGTGGGTGGAGCGCTTCGGCGCGCTGGACGCGGCCAAGGCTGTCCTGCCGGCCGTCGACAGAGTGGTCGAATTCGCCAAGATGAGACAGGCGCATGCTGCGGCACCGGCCAGGGCAGGAGGCAACTAA
- the LOC123123837 gene encoding probable glutathione S-transferase GSTU6, with protein sequence MADTGDELKLLGMWASPYVVRVQLALRLKGVSYEYVEEDLANKSELFLRSNPVRKTVPVLIHNGKPVCESQVILQYIDEAFAGVGPSLLPADPYERAVARFWAAYVEDKLLAPWGKVFRVTTDEERAEWTRQTVAAVGHLEEGLRECSKGKGFFGGDCVGYVDVLLGSMVPWVRATERLSADKLIDAGRAPLLAAWMERISELDAAKAVFQDVDRVVEYAGGIQARLSAAAASTQ encoded by the coding sequence ATGGCAGACACAGGAGACGAGCTGAAGCTGCTGGGCATGTGGGCGAGCCCGTACGTGGTCAGGGTGCAGCTCGCGCTCCGCCTCAAGGGCGTGAGCTACGAGTACGTCGAGGAGGACCTCGCCAACAAGAGCGAGCTCTTCCTCCGCTCCAACCCGGTGCGCAAGACGGTCCCGGTGCTCATCCACAACGGCAAGCCCGTCTGCGAGTCCCAGGTCATCCTGCAGTACATCGACGAGGCCTTCGCCGGCGTCGGCCCGTCCCTCCTCCCCGCCGACCCCTACGAGCGCGCCGTCGCGCGCTTCTGGGCCGCCTACGTCGAAGacaagctgctggcgccgtgggGGAAGGTGTTCAGGGTGACGACCGACGAGGAGAGGGCGGAGTGGACGAGGCAGACGGTGGCGGCCGTGGGTCATCTGGAGGAAGGCCTGAGGGAGTGCTCCAAGGGGAAGGGCTTCTTCGGCGGCGACTGTGTCGGGTACGTCGACGTCCTGCTCGGTAGCATGGTGCCGTGGGTGCGCGCCACCGAGAGGCTCTCCGCCGACAAGTTAATCGACGCCGGCAGGGCCCCGCTGCTGGCGGCATGGATGGAGCGCATTAGCGAGCTCGACGCGGCCAAGGCGGTCTTCCAGGACGTCGACAGGGTGGTTGAGTACGCCGGGGGAATACAGGCCCGGCTTTCCGCCGCGGCTGCAAGCACTCAATAA